One Angustibacter luteus genomic window carries:
- a CDS encoding enoyl-CoA hydratase/isomerase family protein, with the protein MPEIPDVDPDLLASGHVRAERSGAVLTVTLDRPQARNAQTPTTWRALAAIGESLDDDVRVVVLRAEGESFSAGLDRAMFGEGLPGEPGLLELARMAGDQLDETIAAFQRGFTWLADERVISIAAVQGHAVGAGFQLALACDLRIVADDAKFAMRETSLGLVPDLTGTAPLVRAIGYSRALEVCVTGRWIGAEEASRIGLASLRVERADLAQAVDDLVAALTAPDAGAVRETKALLAGATGRSDAEQHAAERAAQGRRLAALAALVANAGK; encoded by the coding sequence ATGCCCGAGATCCCGGACGTCGACCCCGACCTTCTCGCGAGCGGTCACGTCCGCGCCGAGCGCAGCGGGGCAGTCCTCACCGTCACCCTGGACCGCCCGCAGGCTCGCAACGCCCAGACCCCCACGACCTGGCGCGCTCTGGCCGCCATCGGCGAGTCGCTCGACGACGACGTCCGGGTCGTCGTCCTGCGGGCCGAGGGCGAGTCCTTCAGCGCCGGGCTCGACCGCGCCATGTTCGGCGAGGGTCTGCCGGGGGAGCCGGGCCTGCTCGAGCTCGCCCGGATGGCTGGGGACCAGCTCGACGAGACGATCGCCGCCTTCCAGCGCGGCTTCACCTGGCTGGCCGACGAGCGGGTCATCAGCATCGCGGCGGTGCAGGGCCACGCGGTCGGCGCCGGGTTCCAGCTGGCCCTGGCCTGTGACCTGCGGATCGTGGCCGACGACGCGAAGTTCGCGATGCGCGAGACCAGCCTCGGGCTGGTGCCGGACCTGACCGGCACGGCCCCGCTGGTCCGCGCCATCGGCTACAGCCGGGCGCTCGAGGTCTGCGTCACCGGCCGGTGGATCGGCGCCGAGGAGGCGTCCCGGATCGGGCTGGCGTCGCTGCGGGTCGAGCGGGCGGACCTCGCTCAGGCCGTGGACGACCTGGTGGCCGCCCTGACCGCACCGGACGCCGGCGCCGTCCGCGAGACGAAGGCGCTGCTGGCTGGTGCGACCGGGCGCAGCGACGCGGAGCAGCACGCGGCCGAACGGGCCGCGCAGGGCCGCCGGCTCGCCGCCCTGGCTGCGCTGGTGGCGAACGCGGGGAAGTAG